The Eubalaena glacialis isolate mEubGla1 chromosome 3, mEubGla1.1.hap2.+ XY, whole genome shotgun sequence nucleotide sequence TGCGGTGAGACTGGTCCTGTATGTCCCCCCTCCTCCAGCAGCCCTCACAGCAATTGACAGCCACAGTGGGCGGAGTTCTCAGCACCTCGCAAGTACCAACTCGTTCATTAGCTCCTCAAAACGTCCCCGTGTGGATGGTGCTGTTATCATCCTATTTTATACACGAGTAAACTGAGACCCAGACTATGAAGTCAATTGCTCTTCAGTCATTTACATGCCTAATAAGTGGCAAACCTGCGATTCAAACCCAGTCTGGCTCTAGGGGCTGTGCTCCTAATCACagctctctgctctctcttccaGGCGTCTGTGCCAGCAGCTCGAGCAGGAGATGAGACCTTGGGGCCCTCGAGGAGGCGCAGTGAAGAGACGGGTGATGAGCTGATGCTTATTACATACTTGAGAATTCACCAAGGCCCTTTCTCCAGCCTCTTCTTATCATAATGATTTCCACTTCCCCACAAGCCCTGCAGACCTCGAGCACATCGGCCCTCCCAGCACACGTGGGGAAGggacctctctctcttctctatgGGGTGGATGGGGGACAGGGCATGGGGTCCCTGGAAACGAATAACACTCCCATCTCAGCTCTGCTTCTCAACTGCCCACATGGCCCGTCCCTCCGTGGGCCCCAGTCCCCGACTGTAAGCAAAGAGGGTGGGCTGGAGGACCATTATGGCTCTTCTAGCTCTGAAAATTCTAGACTCCTGCTTTGAAGACATTTTGAAAATCAAGATCTTTGGTCAGGTCAGAGGAGTGGACCACACGTTTTACTAAACCAGGCTGGGCTGGGCGTGCTTGGCTGCTGGCTGCGTGATGGAGACCCAGAGAGCCAAAGCCCAGTGTGCATGGGGAAGTTGACCATCGGGTGGCTTTGCCTTCAGAACAGATAACCTGCAAAGTGGATCTTTGGGCTGCAGAGACTCCAGCCTTGCCTGCCGATCTGAGGCTGCCCCTGCTCTCAGCAGGGTCTCACAGGAAGCTGGGCTGGTTGTCCCCCTTTTGATGAGCTGACTCGAGTTACTGACGGCCACTCAGTGCCAGGTGCTACGCTGGGCACTGAGGTTCAGGTGAATCAGACCCAGGCCCTGGCGTCTCAGAGCTCCCAACCTTTCTCCCCTCCTTCAAGGCCCAGCTGGAACACCCCTCTTCCAGGAATTCTCCCTGGCTTCCAGCTCTGACTTCTAATGTCCCCCTGGTGTGGTACAAACCTAGCCCACGCCCAGGAGCTTTCTAGGGCACCAGGACCCACAAACCCTGGACTGTGAAAAGGTCAAGACAGGTCCCGGCAGCCCTACCCCGTGCtggggctcaggagttgtggtcaGAATTGTCGCTTGGCAACAAGGACTTATGACACAGCCCACATCTGTCCTGGCTGGAAGCAAAGGCACCAATTTGACCCAGCACCCATGTGTTGGGCTCAGAAGCTCCTAAGTAAGCGAGGACATTGTGTTGTCCAAATGTTCCAAGTAATCTGCAGAGGGGCAGGGTCACCTTGCGACAGTGGAGAACACAGGGGCTCTGCATCCCAGGCCCgcctcttcccagctgtgtgaggCTGGCAGGTCACATAAACTCTGTGGGCCTCAGTGTCATCGTCTCTAAAATGGGCTAATAATGCCTCCTAGCACAGTCACTGTGCAGCAGCTTAAACTAGTTAACGGGTTCAGATGCTGCCAGTGTTCCAGAGATGTGTTCCCCTCCTTCCCGGGCCCTCTGAGGCTGGCATTCACCACCCCGACACACTGAGTCTGCTCTGAGGACACCTTCCCCCTCGGAGGGACACCAAAGCTCACTCTGGGCCTCCGCCCACCCCACACAAACATAGGCTGGGCAATGCTGGCTGGGGGCAAGACAGGGCCCTGACGTGATGAGACACGCCCTGCCGAGTCCTCAACTGGTCATGTCCAGAGAAGCAGCCCCAAGGGCACCCCCTAGCAGTGGGAAAGATCTGTTTCCACCAGTCTGTGAAGACAGCCCCTGCCCCAGGTACCTAGCCTGGCCTGGGCCCTGCCGCTCCCATCTGTGCCATGGCAGAGGCTCCCCAGAACAGGACATGGGCAGCTCGGCTTGGGTTTGCCCTTCACTCTACAGGGTAGGTAGTGCCGTGGAAATATACTAGCTCTGGCGTCAGGCAGACTGGGGTTCAAATCCAAGGTCCATTCCTACTGGCTGTGAGATTTTGGTCAATTCACTTATCCTCCCTGACTCTCAGCTGTCCCATCTTGAAAATGGTACTAGGACCACCCACCTCCTGGCATGGTTGTTAGACTAGTATCTCTGATGTTAGGTGTAAAGGACTAACAGGACCTGGCATGTACACCCTGGGGAAAAGCTCACTCCCCGATAACAAAGAGGCCACCTCTGTACTCCATGCACAGGGAGTAGCAGAGGCAAGAAGGCCAGGTGAAGAACAGACCCCAGACAGGCACCGGGGGCCCAGAATTCACCCAGATTCCCTCTCCGGGCTTGTCAGAAAGTCCTTGGAGAGATTTAATTGGGATGGGCTCTCCCCCTGGGAGAGGAGAGCCCAATATCCACCCAATGAAGCTGAAGGTCACATCAAATCTGAAAGGCGACTTTGTTCTCTGCAGCTTCATCCGTTATGCATGAAAGAGCAGATGGCGAGTGCTCAGGATTCATAATTTGAGACATCCGGAGACTAAAGGCATTGGCCAAATTTAAACCGAAAGACGGACTTGTTGGGTGTCTTCTCAGATTatgggagaagaagaaaggagagaatttCTTAGTCATCTACCATCCACTCAGAATTCACAGCCAGTCTGCCCGACGACGGCTGATATCAGAGGTCTCCGCCCCTGGGTTCCAGATATTTTTATGATCACTGTTTGAAAGGGACAAAGAGATAAATGTCCGAGGAGACCCCCACTGGAGCTTGAAGAGAGCGGCCTTTCTGTGCGGCTCTACAGGAGGCCACAGGCAGCATGACTGCAGACGTGGCTCCCGGGGGATCAGGACATGGCAGAGTCAAGGGCCACAGAGGTCCGAGTCTGGGCTGTGGTCTGTCAGGCACTGGCAGCAGCGCCTGCAGCCTCGGTTCCTGCAGCAGCAAAGGGAGCCAGTACCACAGGGCTCAATAGGAGCGCCACGATGAGCTAGAGTTGAGAGCCTGGCACGGCCCTGGGCACAGACGAAGAGCTCAGTTAACAGTAGCCCGCGTTATTATCAATTTTACTTTGACTTCCTTAAATGTATTTGGTCCAAATTGCCTTTTGCTCTGAGATAAGCTTTGAGCCATCTAAGTACATCACCAACAATATGATAATTATCACCCGAATCTCACAAAACCCAGGGAGGCAGAAAGGGTGGTGATTGTTGTACCCTTttcccagatggggaaactgaggctcaaggaaagAAGTGACTGATCCAGTGTCACAGCCccaggtggcagagccagagctAGACCTCGGGTCTCCCAAGTCACGAAAACACACTTTCCTTCATCCCCCACCCTAGTCCCCAATCACACCCAAGCCACACGTCCTGAGTCCACATGGACAGGGAGGGTGTCTGGACTGCTGTCCCCAGCACTGAATCCCAGGCCTGGTTTGTGTTTAGCACAAAGTctgtcaaatgaataaatgtcatGGACTCATTTGAGAATGTGATGGAAATGAGAGACACCATCCCCAAGAAAAATGTATGTGTGGCCACACGCATAATGTACATTTCAAGGGGTCACAGACCCTGGTTAGGAGGCCTTCACCTAGGTTTTCAGAGGCCTCTCCAGTGCTGAGCTCACTAAGCTATCCAGAGATGACCTCATCGCACAACCCATCTGCCTGGTGGAAAGGGGGCCCTCTGGCTTCATCTAGGGGATCACAGACCATTATCCCCCATGTCTGGGTCTGTGGCCACCACTGCTCCAACcacccagggcaggggctgcccAAGGCCACGCTCCTACGTGGCCACCAGGACACTCCATGCAAGTGCTCTTTGTATTTCGAAAAGAGaacatttattacttattttttctctcattaGAACTTCCTTTACAGCAACACAAAGTAAAGCACAACAAAACTTATCTGTAGACACAAGGGGAGCACACTGACCACTGTTGGTCAGAGACCAGATGAAGGCCCCATGGAGACTCACACAAACACAGCACAGCCTTTCTCAGGGCTCCTGGACCCTCGTGCCAAGGGTGGCCCGTGTCAGGCCCAAGCCCTGCTGCCTCACGACAAATACAGGGGCTGATACCAAGGAGATCTGGGGTGGGCACCAGGGGTGCAGGAGCTGGGCCAGGGAAAGGAAGTTATCCTCACATTGTGATAAAGGCAATCCCACCCCACCTCTCACCCAGGCACTCCTGTCTCTGTGTTTTGATTCAGATGCTTAGATACGTAGATTCTAAGAAACGGTGTGTTTCCTGGGCTGGTGAAACCTGCTCCAACTATCACCAGAGACTTAAGCTTGGTAAAGCCAGGCCTGGGAGGCACCTGAGGATGAAGAATGTGCTGGCGGCTTTGCTGGGAGCCCCATGGGGGtgaaaggggaggaagggagactcTGAAGACAGGCTGCTCCTGGTATGTCCCCGACCTGGGGTCGGAGCATCAGGAAGGAACAGCGTGATCCTTATgaagtttggttttgtttcaccCTCTGAATTAGCAGACTTCAAACACTTCCATTTTCACAGAAATCAACAGTGAGATAGCCAGCAGGGCACACAGGCTCATGCCAGTTATGTGAGTAAAGGCACCAGATGGTTTGTTATGAAACACATTTTGGTCAGAAAATAGCTGGGGCTTTTTGGTTCCTGGGAGGGCAACAAAGCTAGAAAAAAGGAGGTGTGAGTTGTGAGAGGTGTGGGTGAGAAGGCAGCTTTGGCACCAGATCTGGGTTCTACTCTTGACTCTACCCCTTCCACGCGtgtggtctcagtttcctcatctagaaactGGCAACCAAACATTCGCAAACAAATCTAGGTGTTAGGTTTCAAGCACTATCTCAGGAAATATGGGGAGGTGGGGCTCAGACCGAACAGCAGCGCGGGAAAACTTCACccacgtggagggggaagggcagggtgggagCTCTGCAGGAGGCGGTCACACGGATGACCCCACGGTCGCAGGCAGACTCTGGGAGTCCAGGGCAGCCAGTTACACCGGTTCCAAGCACTGATGGGGACTCTGGGCCTCGTCTCTCAGAAGAAGGGCAGAAAGAAAGCTCTACGCAACGAAGCACCATTGAGGAGCTGGGGGCCACACCTGCTGTGTGTGCTTTAAAGTGCCTGCCACGTGTTGTCTTTGGTCAGGGGCTGCCCCTCTGTCTCTGAGAGCCCCCAGGGCCAGGAGCCCAAGCCCCGGCCCGCTGGGCCCCCCACGGAAGGCGGGCTGGATGTCACAGTCTTCTCCCGAGGCTGTGTTGCCCTCCTGTGCTCAAAGGATGACAGAAATGAACGATCCGACTACTTTCAGTAAGGAGCAAGGGCACCTCCAGGGAAATCTGGGCCCTTGAAGAGAAGGGACGAGAAATGCTTTGGTCACCATCCTGACACCCATGGTGGAGCAGAGCTCGCTCAAGAGGGGGCAGAAAGCTGGTTATAACACTGCGCTGGTGCCTGATGCACAACCAGCTTCTGAGTTGAACCAGGAGTCACTGAATAAATATTCAAGGCATCTTTCAGCTCTTAGAGAAAGAATGGGGTTAAAAAagactctctccttccctctgcttGACTGGCTGCAGCTCTGATCTGGAGACTGACAGCGCTGCCGACTGAAGGACAGTGGCTGGGGGTCCTGGAGCTGGCCCCCGCCCCCGACGTGGGTGGCTTTGGTTCGTCACGTGTCCTGCCAGCCCCAGGCCTCAGAAGTTGAAGAGGTCGTCCGGCTCGGCGCCACTGCTGTCAGGCTTGTCCCAGTCGACAGGCGAGAGGCACTGGGCGTAATGAATGTCCTGTGCTGTCAGTCCAGTGTCCAGGACCTGAGGGTTCGTCCGAGATTGGGCAAGCCTGGAAGGCAGAGCTGTGTGAGCCGGGGGCCCAGGCAAGGGGCTGGCGGGGCCCCGAGGAGCCGGTCCAGCCTGGCCAGCACCAGGGTCAGAAGTGAGAGGACGTGGGTGGGAAAATGGCAGGACACATGGCCAAAGAAGCAAGACCCGGATGTCAGGAGAGGTGGAGCCTCTAACCAGAGAGCCTACCCTTGAAGGTCAAGCGACTCAGAAAACTGTGGGGCAGGCAGTGGCGTTCCCACCACGGAGAGGCTGGGGCACCCACACCGTCCACAGCTCCATCAGGAAATGccagaaaagaggagaaagggcagtgctgccagggcagggaggggcatgCGTGGGAGAGAGCCTGGGGCAACCATGGAAGACCACTGGCTTTCACTATGTTCAACACAGTGCTGTTCACAAAGTAAATTCAAAAAGGGGCACAACTGCACGTACCAAGAATAGGGAGAGTTAAATAAATTACGGCCCATGTCCTTAAAAGAACATGAGGTAGTCAGTGAATGAGGTGTTTACAAGGAGTTTTTAACAGCCTGGAGAAATGCTCCCGATACACCAGCAGTAAGTGAAAATCAGGATCCCCAAATGCAAATATGACGAGCTGATCAAtgcaaaaaaatgtatatgtataggatTAGCGTGAATTAAGCCCCAAAGTCAGGGCTGTGGGATTATGGGATGGTGTTATTTCCTGTTTAACGCTTTGCTGATTTTCCAAGTTGTTCATTAAGGGCACAAGACACTTTAGTAATCTGGAAAAAGCGAATGAAAGATTTCCTTCAAACAAGGGGGTTGTAGTCAGCCAGAGAAGCCGGGAAGATGGTAAAAAGAATCATGAAGGGGTCACACACGCCGCTCCCCCGACCTGGGCGGGGTCGAGAGGTTTCCACTGGCTCTGGCAGGAAGGGGATGGGGAAGCGGGGGAGGGCTGTAGGGGGCTGCTGAGGGTcccaagggagaaaggaaggccTGGCTGACCAGGGCCCAGTGCTCGGAAGCCTGAGCTGCCCGGGCCTCTCCTCAGCCAGCCTTCTTGGTGgcgtgtccccaagctgaaggtAGCCATGGACAGAGATGGCCCCTGGGAAAAGGGGAAATGCCACCAGCCTCTGGTTAGACCAAATATCTCCTAATGGGCCTCACATCCCTCCTCTACGTAATGCTCCATGGGCTTAATTAAACACTGCCTTCTCCCTGCCCCTTTCCATAAATGCAAAACCCCTGGAAGGAACAAAGCCTGCAAAAAAGCCCATTTTTGAAGGCTACACCAGGTGTAGGAAGAGGAAGCCAACCTGAGCTGTGGTGTGTTCAGTTCAGCTCAGCCTGTGGTAGAGCGGCCACAAGGAATAGCTTTTGATTCAACAGCAAGAACTTTCTGGCAGACCGAGCCAGATAGTGAGCTCCCCACCCCTGGAGGTATCTGAGTTTTTTGCTCTGGGGAAGGTCAGAGTTCACATTCTCAGACATGGCAAAGGGCCCTGGAGACCAACCCCCAAGTGCCAGGCCTCCTCCCCGAGCACCAGGAGCCCAGCTAACGTTACCTTGAAAATGCTTCATCCAGGCCATCATCCAGCTCCTTGGGGAAAACAAAGCAGGAGATAAGAACCCTCAGAGGGGGAGCCCGTGCTCACAGCCGGGGCTTGTCCCAGCCCTGGGTAAGCTATAGGGACGTGGCACACAAGCGTAGGAGTCTGGTGGGCGCCTAGAGGAACAGGCACAGGCAGGCCTTCCACCTGGCTACTGCCACCAGCATCTCAGCACAGGGACCCAAACCTGGGATGTGGGACAGGAGAAAGGGCACCTAGGTGCCTAAAGACCTGGGGGTTCaattcccagctctgccacgaCTCAGCAacaccttaggcaagtcactgcTCCTCTTTGAGACTCAGCTTTTCCTTCCACAAAATGAGGGGGGTGGACCAGACGATCTCTACAGCTTTCAAATTCCAagagggaggatgggaagaaGGTTTTCTTGCTTTCACCCACGTTCAGAAGCTGAGCCCAAATTGCAAGCTCACAAGGGATAGCTGATGGCAGGAATGCCACAGCCGAGGTGGGAACACAATGGGCAAGGCTCCCTCCACAGCCTCCGGGAGGACGGGCATGTGGCAAGGCTGGTTCCCAGACTGCAGAGAACAGGCTCACAGTGCCTGCCTGGGGGACACTGGGTGGCCCCCAACAGGCAATGGGATTTGATAGGTTTTCAACTCCATCAAtgttccagatttttaaaattaaagagacgtgcatagcacagggagatcagcttgatgctttgtgacaacctagaggggtaggatagggagggtgggagggaggttcaagagggaggggatatggggatatatgtatacatgtggctgattcactttgttgtacagcagaaactaacacaacagtgtaaagcaattatactccaataaagattaaaaaaaaagattttgcaaaaacataaaaaaaaaaaagagacatgacaaGTAAAGTAACATGACATTCTGCAATAGATCCTGGACTAGAAAAAGGATATCGGAGGAACAAATGGAGAAATGTGAATCAGGTCTGTAGATTATATAAGTGTTGCATAAATGTTAACAATTTTGATCTTTGTaacatggttatgtaagatgttaacaattgAGGAATCTGTATGAAGAGGAACAGGAATTCTTTGTaccatttctgtaattttttttataagtctgaaattatttccaaatgaaaaaaatttctaattttttaaatgaaaaaattatgttCCTCTGGGAGATTCTGCAGGCAGAGGTCATCATCATCACTGAAGAAGTGAAAAAGCTGAGACAGAGAGAGGTCAGAGTGCTTGCCCCGGGTCACAGAGTGAGTCAAGGGCCAGGCTGCCTGCCTGAGTCTCAGGCTCCTCGTTCAGAGGGCCGAGGGGGAGAGGCTTCAGGAGCAAAGTGCCCATGCCGAGAACAAGGGGGCCTTTGGCTGGTCCTGCAGTGGGCAGAGCCATGGATGCACAGGCCAAGAGGCCAGGCATTGTGAGGAGACAGCTGTGCTGGGAGCCAGGCCTGTTGGGGACACAGCCCTAGGTTCAAAGGGGACATTGTTCATCCCCTACCCTGGGTCTGGCTGCTGCTAGGCTGGGTCAGGCCCTCCTAGAGGCCTGCAAGTTACGGGTGCCAGGGCCTGCACCCTGGAGCTGCCTTAGGCCTCATCCAGGGATCAGGCCGAGGCTCACTGGATCCTTGGGGGGTCCTCAGGCCACACGACCACTCACCCAGACAACGTTGCTGCTGTTTAAGGCTTGAGGTCGCAGTGCCTCGTCCATGTGAGTGGTGTTAGCGCTGACCGTGGACAGCGGGGCCTTGGCTGTCTCTTCCAAGTCCAGCAGGTTCCCAGTGGCGACCACTATGAGGGGTCAGGTGCGTCAGGAGGAGAGGAGGTCCCTGTCTCCTAGCCCCATCTCTTGGCCCCATCCTGGAGTCTCCTGGGCTACCCTGGTCCTCACTCCCTCCTTGGGCATGGCCTTTCCAGGCCTATCACCCAGACCACCCAGAGCCCCACCCTTGCACCTCCCGAAGCAGCTGGACAGCTGCCCACAGGGTGGGACGCTCTCTCCCACTCATGGTTTAGGCTGAAACCCATATTCACAACAGGTATTAAGTTTTTTAAGAGATCACACAACAAGATGTAAAGTGTATAGGGAGAGATGTATACACAGATTTATATACCTGTATAGAGACATATCTGGAGGAACATGCACCAAAACAAGTAATTTTTCCCCTTTACCTGCATTTGCTAATTTCTCTATAATAAACaagcattatttatttaacaacaaaacaaagataaaagcCCAGGAGTTTACCCCagcccaggagggagggggacCCTCTGGATGAAGGGCCCCGTGCCatgcagcccctcccccacccaagaCTCACGGCTCTTCAGCGAAGGGGTGCTGTCTCGGCAGCCCCCACCCAGGATGTCCCCTCCGTCTTGGCtggttttctccctcttctccttctctgtgGGACCAAGGCACAGCGTGTTGGGGCCCCCAACCCCAGCACTCCATCCCTAGCCATCACTGGGCAGGGGGTAGGCTGTGGCCAATCTCAGGGGGCAGGTGTTAGGTCTCCAGAACGGAGAAAAGAAACTTtgcatatttcatttaatcctcacaaggacCCTGGGGGAGGGAGACAACTGTTCCCAATtcttcagatggggaaactgagactcggaGGTGAAGGGCCCTGTGCAAAGCCACAAACCAGATAGGTGATGAAGCTGACGATCAGTCCaggcctgactccagagcctttaccatcctccccacccctacTGCTCTGCTGGTCTTCTTCAACGCCCCTGTACACCCCATCCACCATGTCCACAAACAAGACTCACCTTCCTTGGATACCTGCCAAAACTCAAAGGCGACTTTGAAGGCCTGGGCTACTGTGAGGGTGACAGCCTGGGCCTGAAAAACAGgaagtggggttgggggaggggtacaGTGTTAGGCAGGTAAAAGCAAGTCTCAACTGGAGGCCCAGGGACTCCAGGCCAGGCCCACCCTGGCTGTCCCAGGCTCTGGAATGCCTGATGGGCGGAGGCAGAGTCCTGGCCCCTCCCACATCACCAAAGCAGATGTAATGAGGCCACACCTTCCCCAGGCAGCTGGGCCCCATCTTCACTACCTGGAGCCCAGCCAAGATTCCCACGGGTATTCCAATCCCCACCTTGGCAATGGCTATTCACCTCTACTTTTTTCCTTAGCCTTTGAGTTCCCCTAAATGCAATTAACTGTGAGGCTTATTTCCTCCGAGAAGTCCTCCCTAATTACCTGAGGACTGCACACAGTAACTTAGTCCTTAAAACGAGAGAACAGAAAAGCCAGAGTTGGAAAGGACCCCGCCACTGCCTGAATGAGCCACAGCTGGAGAGGCAAAGGTTAGACTCTGGTTACTACTATGCTGGGTCAGAGGGGCTTATAACTGAATGCCAGAAAGGTAGTAGGAGGCTTCTACATTTCCTGGCAGGAGCAATATGTCAATGAGGGCCCAGGGCAGAAGACTAAAACCATCCAGTGCCATAACCCACCTGTAAAGAAGGGCCATACCTTGTCCCTCAACCCCTGGGGGACTCCCATCTACTCCTTCAAACCCAACTCAAATGTCACCACCTCTCTCACGTCACGTCCCGTCACAGGCACTGggctcccacagccctgcctacttCTCTCCGGTGTCACGCATATGAAAGTGTCACCAGCTCACATGCCTGTGTCACCCCACCTGGGTGCTCCCTGAAGGCAAGCATTGACTCTGAACACCCCTGATTCCCAGAGCCCTCCAGGGGTGTCTAGGATGGTGGCTGAATTGCATGTGCCCGGGGGCAGGTCTCCTGAGGCCTTACACTCCAGCCAGGACCTACCCTTAGCCCAATTTCAACTCAGCCCTTTCCTCTCTGATTCCAGTTCAGGGTTAATCAGCTCAGCTTCTGGGAGTGGAAGTCCCAGAGCTCACAACTGTAGCCGGAAGCGACATGTAGCCTCCTCTGCAAGCTCAGCCTGGGGAAGAAAGCGCCAGACTCTTTCAAGTGTACAAGTTCAGGCCTAACCAGCCTCAGCCCCACTCCCTTCGCCTCCGCCAGACAACTCAATTTAATTGAGAAATCAATCTGTGGCTactgcctttaaaaatttttttaaatttaaaatcccTAAACAAGCTGACTGAGCCATGCCAATTAAATTTCACGAAGTATAAAATCTCATTTGAATGTCTCTGTCATTTACATTTTTGATGGAAGTACGGGCGCTTTATGGCAAAACTTAAATATGGTAATTAAGTATGAAACTCTTCACAGCTGTTTACAATTTAAGCTGTCACGTCTGGATCAAGTTTAATAGACCCAGTTACCATTGAGAATTGcccatgaaataaaaatatgggcTAACTACCAGCCAGAGTCAGATCACTATACGCCCAAGCAAGGGCTGGTCACCCAGTGTGGCAGGGAGATGGGAACGCCATTATTTTTGCCTCCAGGAATCTGAGGGCACAAGCCTGACACTGTTTTTGCATAAATCTGCTTGTTCATTTGCGTACATCCCTGCCCTTTCACCCTGAAGTCCCGAGCTGCAAGTTAAACCAAATACAACTCAAGATGCAGATGCATGCAGGTGGCTGAAAGCCCAGGCTGGGCAGAGACTGGGAGGGGGTGGGCCCCGTTTTCCTGGGCGACTGCAGGAATCTGGGCACTAGCGATGGAAGGACTGCTCAGGCCTGCCCACCGAAAAGCCCTCCTTGACTCCGCAGGCCAGGAGCCTGCCCCTCCTGAGTGCCTCTGGCCTGTGGGTCTGTCTTATTACCCTGACCAGGTACTGCCTTGCCCAGTTTTTCACGTCCCTGTCTTGTTCTGGGTAACCAGGCTGTCAGCTTCTCACGGGGACCAGGTCTAGCTTAGGGCTGCAGACCTGGGCCAGGACCCCGGAATCCAGGACCCCAGCCAGGTTCTCAAACCAAGTCGGGCCAGGTGCCCTGTACAGCCCTGCTGCCCAGAAGCATAAATCACTGCACAAAAGGATGACCTGAGGAATGCCAGTGGCCTGGGAGGGAGAATAGCCCTGCCGCACCCAACCCCAGGTAGAATTAGGGAGTCCACCTGTACTGCAACCCTGGGCTCCCCACCGATGCCAGCAATGGCACCTTCACTTCAGAGCCCAGAGGCTGAAGTGCTGGCTGAGGCCTCCCAGGTGGGCAGATGGAAACATTTCTTTGTACAGAACCTTACCCTGGCCGTGCCCAATAGAAGCCACAGGGAAAGAGAGGCCAGGTGGTTGGGCTGCCTGAGCTGAGCTGAACTGGTGGGTGACCCAGAAAGGGACCCATTTGCCCCTCAATCTGGGTGGGTCCTAGGCTTCTTGCTCATCAGGCAGCCCAGCAAGGAAGGGTGGGGATGTGGAGACTCtgggcccttggccaaaacgacTGAGGGCTACGTCAGCATCCAAATTCAAGGCTCCCCTGAGGTTGACTCTACCTAGCCATCCACCCAGGCTCTGGTGACATCTGAATCCCCAACCCCCTATCATACCACTTCATTTtgcacctctgtgcctttgcacgtgctgaTTCCTGTGCTGGAGTGCACCCACCCTCTCACCACCCTGCCCCATTTTTCTTGGCCTGGCAAACTCCTACTtactactcatccttcaaagcccACCTCAAAATGTCTCCTTCTCTGAGAACTCTTCATGTGCCACCTCCAGAGTGACTTAATAACCTCCGCCTGAGAACCAAGCTCCCTGTAGGCCCGTTACTGAATCCCGGCTCTTCTCTCCCATTGCCTCGTTCGCATCTTCACGGCCACCCTGGGTACCCAGTGCCCGACACAGAGCTCAGCCTGGGACAGGCAGCAGCAAGCATGTGGAGGGACCTGCCAGCAGGCAGGATGCGGACTGAGGCGCCCATTTCACCTCCTGCCTCCTCCTCAGAAACGTCCACTCCGCCCTGAGAGTCTCAGGGTCTCCAACGTGGCCAGACCACGAG carries:
- the LDLRAP1 gene encoding low density lipoprotein receptor adapter protein 1 isoform X1, with amino-acid sequence MDALKSAGRALIRSPSLAKQSWGGGGRHRKLPENWTDTRETLLEGMLFSLKYLGMTLVEQPKGEELSAAAVKRIVATAKASGKKLQKVTLKVSPRGIILTDSITSQLIENVSIYRISYCTADKMHDKVFAYIAQSQHNENLECHAFLCTKRKMAQAVTLTVAQAFKVAFEFWQVSKEEKEKREKTSQDGGDILGGGCRDSTPSLKSLVATGNLLDLEETAKAPLSTVSANTTHMDEALRPQALNSSNVVWELDDGLDEAFSRLAQSRTNPQVLDTGLTAQDIHYAQCLSPVDWDKPDSSGAEPDDLFNF
- the LDLRAP1 gene encoding low density lipoprotein receptor adapter protein 1 isoform X2, which gives rise to MDALKSAGRALIRSPSLAKQSWGGGGRHRKLPENWTDTRETLLEGMLFSLKYLGMTLVEQPKGEELSAAAVKRIVATAKASGKKLQKVTLKVSPRGIILTDSITSQLIENVSIYRISYCTADKMHDKVFAYIAQSQHNENLECHAFLCTKRKMAQAVTLTVAQAFKVAFEFWQVSKEEKEKREKTSQDGGDILGGGCRDSTPSLKSLVATGNLLDLEETAKAPLSTVSANTTHMDEALRPQALNSSNVVWLDDGLDEAFSRLAQSRTNPQVLDTGLTAQDIHYAQCLSPVDWDKPDSSGAEPDDLFNF